The following proteins come from a genomic window of Pseudomonas sp. Z8(2022):
- a CDS encoding DUF4212 domain-containing protein, giving the protein MTSEQSNAAAYWKANVRLITWSLVVWALVSYGFAMVLRPMVAGISVGGSDLGFWFAQQGSILFFIGLIFHYAWRLNKLDKEFGVEE; this is encoded by the coding sequence ATGACTTCTGAACAAAGCAATGCCGCGGCCTATTGGAAGGCCAATGTGCGGCTCATCACCTGGAGCCTGGTTGTCTGGGCGCTGGTTTCCTACGGATTCGCCATGGTTCTGCGCCCGATGGTCGCGGGAATCTCGGTTGGCGGCTCCGACCTCGGATTCTGGTTCGCCCAACAAGGCTCCATCCTCTTCTTCATCGGGCTCATTTTTCACTACGCGTGGAGACTGAACAAACTCGATAAAGAATTTGGCGTCGAGGAGTAA